In Mycolicibacterium mucogenicum DSM 44124, the following are encoded in one genomic region:
- a CDS encoding DUF3068 domain-containing protein — MNRAVGLRIAACVLMGLGAALLIAALLLTTYTSGKISKIPLDIDTTLVSNGTGTALDPASLLGEKFVVNKNVPLVLQRQVSVENPANADVVTLQVGSTVRRTDKQQDNGLLLALVDTVTLNRTTAAAVTGAAGSVQKPRTIEDPNPPTNVALPHTGLSYRFPFSTEKKTYQVFDPIAQKAYDANYEGEEDVNGLSVYKFTQNVGFDADGKLVEPIKYSSLYDKDEDGSVTARAELWGVPSAEPTDPITMQRYYAAARTFWVDPVSGTIVKEKDRGFHYYSRDALKPEVTFADYTVTSNEQTVESQVAAAHDERDKLALWDRILPITFGGLGLVFLVGGVLLAGYSLRSQAALIDPGLDAAGHGFFGRRDTDSGPMPAAEAMTEKLPTQRPTDLPPDRI; from the coding sequence TTGAACCGCGCTGTGGGGTTGCGAATCGCGGCATGCGTCTTGATGGGGCTCGGCGCCGCCCTGCTGATCGCTGCCCTGCTGTTGACTACTTATACGTCGGGCAAAATCTCCAAGATCCCGCTCGACATCGACACCACGCTGGTGAGCAACGGCACCGGGACCGCGCTGGACCCCGCGTCGCTGCTGGGCGAGAAGTTCGTCGTCAACAAGAACGTTCCGCTGGTGCTGCAGCGGCAGGTGAGCGTCGAGAACCCGGCGAACGCCGACGTGGTGACGCTGCAGGTCGGCAGCACCGTGCGCCGCACCGACAAGCAGCAGGACAACGGTCTGCTGCTGGCACTCGTCGACACCGTGACGCTCAACCGCACCACCGCCGCCGCGGTGACGGGTGCGGCCGGCTCGGTGCAGAAGCCGCGCACCATCGAAGACCCGAACCCGCCGACCAACGTCGCGCTGCCGCACACTGGACTGAGCTACCGCTTCCCGTTCAGCACGGAGAAGAAGACCTACCAGGTGTTCGACCCGATCGCGCAGAAGGCGTACGACGCCAACTACGAGGGCGAAGAAGACGTCAACGGGCTGTCGGTCTACAAGTTCACGCAGAACGTCGGCTTCGACGCCGACGGCAAGCTGGTCGAGCCGATCAAGTACTCGTCGCTGTACGACAAGGACGAGGACGGTTCCGTGACCGCGCGCGCCGAGCTGTGGGGCGTGCCGTCGGCCGAGCCGACCGACCCGATCACCATGCAGCGCTACTACGCCGCGGCGCGCACCTTCTGGGTGGACCCGGTCTCGGGCACCATCGTCAAGGAGAAGGACCGCGGCTTCCACTACTACTCGCGTGACGCCCTCAAGCCCGAGGTGACGTTCGCCGATTACACCGTCACCTCCAACGAGCAGACGGTCGAGTCGCAGGTCGCCGCCGCCCACGACGAGCGCGACAAGCTCGCCCTATGGGACCGCATCCTGCCCATCACCTTCGGTGGCCTGGGTCTGGTGTTCCTGGTCGGTGGCGTGCTGCTCGCCGGATACAGCCTGCGGTCGCAGGCCGCACTGATCGATCCGGGCCTCGACGCCGCCGGGCACGGCTTCTTCGGCAGGCGCGACACCGACTCCGGGCCGATGCCCGCGGCCGAGGCCATGACCGAGAAGCTGCCCACCCAGCGGCCGACCGATCTGCCACCGGACCGGATCTGA